The following coding sequences lie in one Mycobacterium sp. Z3061 genomic window:
- the pbpA gene encoding D,D-transpeptidase PbpA produces the protein MNTSLRRISMTVMALIVLLLLNATMTQVFTADGLRADPRNQRVLLDEYSRQRGQIIAGGQLLAYSVATDSRFRFLRVYPDPAAYAPVTGFYSLRYSSAGLERAEDSLLNGSDERLFGRRLADFFTGRDPRGGNIDTTIRPRIQQAGWDAMQQGCAGSPCKGAVVALEPSTGKILALVSSPSYDPNLLASHNPDVQAQAWQSLRDNPDNPLLNRAISETYPPGSTFKVITTAAALQAGSTETQQLTAAARIPLPNSTATLENYGGTPCGPGDTVPLSEAFAKSCNTAFVQLGLLTGTDALRSMAHAFGLDSAPDPIPLQVAESTVGAIPDGAALGMTSIGQKDVALTPLENAEVAATIANGGVLMQPYLVESLKGPDLANISTTAPYQQRRAVSPQVAAKLTELMVGAEKVAQQKGAIPGVQIASKTGTAEHGTDPRHTPPHAWYIAFAPAQAPKIAVAVLVENGGDRLSATGGALAAPIGRAVIEAALQGGP, from the coding sequence ATGAACACCTCACTTCGCCGAATCTCGATGACCGTGATGGCGTTGATCGTGTTGCTACTGCTCAATGCCACGATGACGCAGGTCTTCACGGCCGACGGGCTGCGAGCCGACCCGCGAAACCAGCGGGTGCTGCTCGACGAGTACTCGCGCCAGCGCGGACAGATCATCGCCGGCGGTCAGCTGCTCGCGTATTCGGTGGCCACCGACAGCCGTTTCCGTTTTCTGCGGGTGTATCCCGATCCGGCGGCATACGCGCCGGTCACCGGTTTCTACTCGTTGCGCTACTCCAGCGCAGGCCTGGAACGCGCCGAGGATTCGCTGCTCAACGGCTCCGACGAGCGGCTCTTCGGTCGGCGCCTGGCGGACTTCTTCACCGGCCGCGATCCGCGCGGCGGCAACATCGACACGACGATCCGGCCGCGCATCCAGCAGGCCGGGTGGGACGCGATGCAGCAGGGGTGCGCGGGCTCGCCCTGCAAGGGCGCCGTCGTCGCTTTGGAGCCGTCCACCGGCAAAATCCTGGCATTGGTGTCGTCGCCGTCGTACGACCCCAATCTGCTGGCGTCGCACAACCCCGACGTCCAGGCCCAGGCCTGGCAGAGTCTCCGCGACAACCCCGACAACCCACTGCTGAACCGGGCCATCTCCGAGACGTATCCGCCGGGGTCGACGTTCAAGGTGATCACCACCGCGGCGGCGCTGCAGGCCGGGTCCACCGAGACGCAGCAGCTGACCGCCGCGGCCAGGATTCCGCTGCCCAACAGCACGGCGACCCTGGAGAACTACGGCGGCACCCCGTGCGGTCCCGGCGACACGGTGCCGCTGAGCGAGGCGTTCGCCAAGTCCTGTAACACCGCGTTCGTGCAGCTCGGCCTGCTCACCGGAACCGACGCACTGCGCAGCATGGCGCACGCGTTCGGCCTGGATAGCGCGCCCGATCCGATTCCGCTGCAGGTAGCCGAATCCACCGTCGGGGCGATTCCGGACGGCGCGGCGCTGGGTATGACCAGCATCGGGCAGAAAGACGTCGCGCTGACCCCGCTGGAGAATGCGGAGGTGGCTGCGACCATCGCCAACGGTGGCGTCCTGATGCAGCCGTACCTGGTAGAAAGCCTCAAGGGGCCGGATCTGGCCAATATCAGCACCACGGCCCCGTACCAGCAGCGCCGCGCGGTGTCGCCGCAGGTCGCCGCTAAGCTAACAGAGCTGATGGTCGGCGCCGAGAAAGTCGCACAGCAGAAAGGGGCTATCCCCGGCGTGCAGATCGCATCCAAGACGGGTACCGCCGAGCATGGCACCGACCCGCGGCATACTCCACCGCACGCGTGGTACATCGCCTTCGCACCTGCGCAGGCCCCGAAGATTGCCGTGGCGGTGCTGGTGGAAAACGGCGGCGATCGCTTGTCCGCGACCGGGGGAGCGCTCGCCGCGCCTATCGGGAGGGCAGTAATCGAGGCTGCTTTGCAAGGGGGACCATGA
- a CDS encoding FtsW/RodA/SpoVE family cell cycle protein, with product MTTTELPAPVAVTPPLPTRRNAELLLLCFAAVITIAALFIVEANLERGLHWDLTTYGLGFLTLFGIAHLAIRRFAPYTDPLLLPVVALLNGLGLVMIHRLDLVDKQVGRHGHPSAYQQMLWTLVGVTAFALVVTFLKDHRQLARYGYICGLAGLIFLVIPALLPASLSEQNGAKIWIRLPGFSIQPAEFSKILLLIFFSAVLVAKRNLFTSAGKHVLGLTLPRPRDLAPLLAAWVISVGVMVFEKDLGTSLLLYASFLVVVYLATQRFSWVMLGLVLFAGGSLVAYHLFAHVRVRVQTWLDPFADPDGTGYQMVQALFSFATGGIFGTGLGNGQPDTVPAASTDFIIAAFGEELGLVGLASILMLYTIIIIRGMRTAIATRDSFGKLLAAGLASTLAIQLFIVVGGVTKLIPLTGLTTPWMSYGGSSLLANYVLLGILARISDGARRPLRTRPRKKSPIAAASTEVIERV from the coding sequence ATGACCACAACGGAACTGCCCGCACCGGTTGCGGTGACACCTCCGTTGCCCACGCGGCGCAACGCCGAGTTGCTGCTGTTGTGTTTCGCGGCGGTCATCACCATCGCCGCGCTCTTCATCGTCGAGGCCAACCTGGAGCGGGGCCTGCACTGGGACCTCACCACCTACGGACTGGGTTTTCTCACCCTGTTCGGCATCGCGCACCTGGCGATCCGGCGCTTCGCGCCCTACACCGATCCGCTACTGCTGCCGGTGGTGGCGCTGCTCAACGGGCTGGGTCTGGTGATGATCCACCGTCTGGACCTGGTGGACAAGCAGGTGGGCCGGCACGGGCATCCCAGCGCCTACCAGCAGATGTTGTGGACGCTGGTCGGAGTCACCGCGTTTGCCCTGGTGGTGACGTTCCTCAAGGATCACCGCCAACTCGCGCGCTACGGCTATATCTGTGGCCTGGCCGGGCTGATTTTTCTGGTGATTCCCGCGCTGCTGCCGGCGTCGTTGTCCGAACAGAACGGTGCCAAAATCTGGATTCGGTTGCCGGGCTTCTCGATTCAGCCCGCCGAGTTCTCCAAGATCCTGCTGCTGATCTTCTTCTCGGCGGTGCTGGTGGCCAAGCGCAACCTGTTCACCAGCGCGGGCAAGCACGTGCTGGGGCTGACCCTGCCGCGACCGCGGGACCTTGCTCCGCTGCTGGCTGCCTGGGTGATCTCGGTGGGGGTGATGGTCTTCGAAAAGGACCTCGGCACCTCCCTGTTGCTGTACGCGTCCTTTCTCGTGGTGGTCTACCTGGCCACACAGCGGTTCAGCTGGGTGATGCTCGGCCTGGTGCTGTTCGCCGGCGGAAGCCTGGTGGCTTATCACCTGTTCGCGCACGTGCGCGTACGCGTGCAGACGTGGCTGGATCCGTTCGCCGACCCCGACGGCACCGGCTATCAGATGGTGCAGGCCCTGTTCAGCTTCGCCACCGGCGGCATCTTCGGCACCGGGCTGGGCAACGGGCAGCCGGACACCGTTCCCGCCGCCTCGACGGACTTCATCATCGCCGCGTTCGGTGAAGAGCTGGGCCTGGTGGGCCTGGCCAGCATCCTGATGCTCTACACGATCATCATCATCCGCGGCATGCGCACGGCGATCGCCACCCGCGACAGCTTCGGCAAGCTCCTGGCCGCGGGTCTGGCCTCGACGCTGGCGATTCAGCTGTTCATCGTCGTCGGCGGCGTCACCAAGCTGATACCACTGACCGGGTTGACCACGCCGTGGATGTCCTACGGCGGTTCCTCGCTGCTGGCCAACTACGTGCTGCTGGGCATCCTGGCCCGGATCTCCGACGGCGCCCGCCGGCCGCTGCGCACCCGCCCGCGCAAGAAGTCGCCGATCGCGGCCGCCAGTACCGAGGTGATCGAGCGCGTATGA
- a CDS encoding serine/threonine-protein kinase → MSPRVGVTLSGRYRLQRLIATGGMGQVWEAVDSRLGRRVAVKVLKQEFSQDPEFIERFRAEARTTAMLNHPGIAQVHDYGESAMDGEGRTAYLVMELVNGEPLNSVLKRTGRLSLRHALDMLEQTGRALQIAHAAGLVHRDVKPGNILITPTGQVKITDFGIAKAVDAAPVTQTGMVMGTAQYIAPEQALGHDATPASDVYALGVVGYEVVSGKRPFTGDGALTVAMKHIKEPPPPLPADLPPNVRELIEITLVKNPSQRYRSGGPFADAVAAVRAGRRPPRPSQSPPPGRAAPAAIPSATPARIAPAPATRTTAPRRAAGGHRPPARRTFSSGQRALLWAAGVLGALAIIIAVLIVINSKGDNQPSPPPTVTNTGSAEIGPAPNSGFNWTESPLTGNPVLHASLARYETPR, encoded by the coding sequence ATGAGTCCCCGTGTTGGGGTGACGCTGTCCGGCCGGTACCGGCTGCAGCGGCTCATCGCCACCGGTGGCATGGGCCAGGTGTGGGAGGCGGTGGACAGCCGCCTGGGCCGGCGCGTCGCGGTCAAGGTGCTCAAGCAGGAGTTCTCGCAGGACCCGGAGTTCATCGAGCGGTTCCGGGCTGAAGCACGCACCACCGCGATGCTCAACCATCCCGGTATCGCGCAGGTCCATGACTATGGCGAAAGTGCGATGGACGGGGAGGGCCGCACGGCCTACCTGGTGATGGAGCTGGTCAACGGCGAGCCGTTGAACTCGGTGCTCAAGCGCACGGGCCGCCTGTCGCTGCGGCACGCGCTGGACATGCTCGAACAGACCGGTCGCGCACTGCAGATCGCACACGCCGCCGGCCTGGTGCACCGCGACGTCAAGCCGGGCAACATCCTGATCACCCCGACCGGACAGGTGAAGATCACCGACTTCGGCATCGCCAAGGCCGTCGACGCGGCACCGGTGACCCAGACCGGCATGGTGATGGGCACCGCACAGTACATCGCCCCCGAGCAGGCCCTCGGCCACGACGCCACTCCCGCCAGCGACGTGTACGCGCTGGGAGTTGTTGGGTACGAGGTGGTTTCGGGCAAGCGGCCGTTCACCGGCGACGGCGCGCTGACCGTGGCGATGAAGCACATCAAGGAGCCGCCGCCGCCGCTGCCCGCCGACCTGCCGCCCAATGTCCGGGAACTGATCGAGATCACGCTGGTGAAGAATCCCAGCCAGCGCTACCGCAGCGGGGGGCCGTTCGCCGACGCCGTGGCCGCGGTTCGGGCCGGGCGCCGCCCGCCGCGACCCAGCCAGTCACCGCCGCCGGGGCGGGCAGCCCCAGCGGCCATCCCGTCGGCCACCCCCGCCCGGATCGCGCCCGCACCCGCCACCCGCACCACGGCGCCACGCCGCGCCGCCGGTGGGCACCGGCCCCCGGCGCGGCGCACGTTCTCGTCGGGTCAGCGCGCGCTGCTGTGGGCAGCGGGTGTGCTCGGAGCGCTGGCGATCATCATCGCGGTGCTGATCGTCATCAACTCCAAGGGGGACAATCAACCGTCTCCGCCGCCGACGGTGACCAACACCGGCAGTGCAGAGATCGGGCCGGCACCGAACTCCGGTTTCAACTGGACGGAAAGTCCATTAACGGGTAATCCTGTACTGCACGCGTCGCTGGCCCGATATGAGACACCTCGATGA
- a CDS encoding protein phosphatase 2C domain-containing protein has product MTLVLRYAARSDRGLVRANNEDSVYAGARLLALADGMGGHAAGEVASQLVIAALAHLDDDEPGGDLLAKLDTAVRAGNAAIAAQVEMEPDLEGMGTTLTAILFAGNRLGLVHIGDSRGYLFRDGELTQITKDDTFVQTLVDEGRITAEEAHSHPQRSLIMRALTGHEVEPTLTMREARAGDRYLLCSDGLSDPVSNDTIAEALQIPDVAESAYRLIELALRGGGPDNVTVVVADVVDDEFGQTQPILAGAVSGDDGDDQLTLPNTAAGRASAIGPRKGEVTKRVAPPVEPPPKRRWSRRRIGLVVGLLTLVLIAGLLISRAVIRNNYYVADYNGTVAIMRGIQGSLLGLSLNEVYSLGCLNSNDEISDIGPSEPPDRNNCRLMKVEYLNSAAKASVQAGQLPSDTLDGARKQLHELAKSLRPKCHQGATSAPEPSAPSTNSSGTPEPSFNPSAPASATQSATPSSTPNSTATTTPSTRPSTTPAAPAAPSSTTPSSAAPTTSENPPQQADCRPAA; this is encoded by the coding sequence GTGACCCTGGTCCTGCGATATGCCGCCCGCAGCGATCGCGGCCTGGTACGCGCCAATAACGAAGACTCCGTCTACGCCGGCGCACGCTTGTTGGCGCTGGCCGACGGCATGGGTGGTCACGCCGCCGGAGAGGTCGCCTCCCAGCTGGTGATCGCCGCCTTGGCGCACCTCGACGACGACGAGCCCGGCGGCGACCTGCTGGCCAAGCTCGACACCGCGGTGCGCGCCGGCAACGCCGCGATCGCAGCGCAGGTCGAAATGGAGCCTGATCTGGAGGGCATGGGCACCACGCTCACCGCCATCCTGTTCGCGGGCAACCGGCTCGGGCTGGTGCATATCGGCGACTCGCGCGGCTACCTGTTCCGCGACGGCGAGCTCACCCAGATCACCAAGGACGACACCTTCGTCCAGACGCTGGTCGACGAGGGCCGCATCACCGCCGAGGAGGCGCACAGCCACCCGCAGCGCTCGTTGATCATGCGGGCGTTGACCGGACACGAGGTCGAGCCCACCCTGACGATGCGCGAGGCGCGCGCCGGTGACCGGTACCTGCTGTGCTCCGATGGCCTGTCCGATCCGGTCAGCAACGACACCATCGCCGAGGCCCTGCAAATCCCCGACGTCGCCGAGAGCGCCTACCGCCTGATCGAACTGGCGCTGCGCGGCGGCGGCCCGGACAACGTCACGGTCGTGGTTGCCGACGTCGTCGACGACGAGTTCGGCCAGACCCAGCCGATCCTGGCCGGGGCAGTCTCCGGCGACGACGGCGACGACCAGCTGACCCTGCCGAACACCGCGGCCGGGCGCGCTTCAGCGATCGGCCCCCGCAAGGGCGAGGTCACCAAACGAGTCGCGCCGCCCGTCGAACCGCCGCCCAAGCGACGCTGGTCACGGCGCCGGATCGGGTTGGTGGTCGGGCTGCTGACCCTGGTGCTGATCGCCGGGTTGCTCATCAGCCGCGCGGTCATCCGGAACAACTACTACGTCGCCGACTACAACGGCACCGTTGCCATCATGCGCGGCATCCAGGGCTCGCTGCTGGGTCTGTCACTGAACGAGGTCTATTCGCTGGGTTGCCTCAACTCCAACGACGAGATCTCCGACATCGGTCCCAGCGAACCCCCCGACCGCAACAACTGCCGGCTGATGAAAGTCGAGTATCTGAACAGTGCGGCCAAGGCCTCGGTTCAGGCCGGGCAACTGCCGTCGGACACGCTCGACGGGGCCCGCAAGCAACTGCACGAACTGGCCAAGTCACTGCGGCCGAAATGCCATCAGGGTGCGACCTCGGCACCAGAGCCGTCCGCCCCGTCGACCAACAGCAGCGGCACCCCGGAGCCGAGCTTCAACCCGTCCGCCCCGGCCTCTGCCACGCAGTCGGCCACGCCGTCTTCGACACCGAACTCGACAGCCACCACCACACCATCGACCCGCCCCAGCACCACCCCGGCAGCGCCTGCGGCGCCGTCGTCGACCACGCCCAGCAGCGCTGCGCCGACGACGAGCGAGAACCCGCCACAGCAGGCCGATTGCCGACCCGCGGCATGA